The Vigna unguiculata cultivar IT97K-499-35 chromosome 6, ASM411807v1, whole genome shotgun sequence genome contains a region encoding:
- the LOC114188431 gene encoding uncharacterized protein LOC114188431: protein MVEWPILKHVILNKCPNLKKFGLGTIKELQLKRFILENQEQVGIDTKILHLFELSDRFSTMEEYPIDDNEELRKAIDNIRPSHFRNLLRLSIKYCDQRLNNFLSILMKRANKLQDISIVQCKTLEHLFDLNEFTPDNDGHGKYFTQIKALILIELHQLKCIWNKDPVGILGFENLQMVHIISCSSLHKLFTPSTAKKLSQLNELKLEACQMLQKVIDIGITETIKFPTLNKVEFKSLSRLIHFYLYPLEFPQLRSLKIEKCPELEEFTTGFATINASQITNDRSFFELNDLKLDKCHKLVCAVSSRALQELKNLKKLIVSHCNTLEMVFNIHDEISYHTNLLQHLDELILIDLPKLSYVINKKFVRFCESMQSLQVKQCKLIKWLPVSLMLISIEISNCEALEKIMITNKDEGTRGKNTFLKLKFVCLKNLTNLYTLFPFTSEFPSLEELKITNCPNLTTFVEESKELKDLAKPTTSNIFFPNSLSLETLKMLYMKNQDFEKLWQNNCPSKSFCELEYLTLSNNNKLLNVISSNIIIRLNKLKKLTLEQCEVLTEIFYLEDDKSTGNIQELLPRLQELALSYLRSFTCVWNIKPSVSFFPNLMSLHIVHCGTLQSLFSISSTKNLQNLKSLKLCNCDKLEEENFILQNCLVFLHERRENDIINKLKYMLLK, encoded by the exons TGAACAAATGTCCTAACTTGAAGAAATTTGGGCTGGGAACAATAAAAGAATTGCAATTAAAGAGATTCATCTTAGAAAATCAAGAACAAGTTGGCATTGATACCAAGATTCTCCATCTTTTTGAATTATCG GATCGATTCTCAACAATGGAGGAGTACCCTATTGATGACAACGAGGAATTAAGAAAGGCAATAGATAACATTCGACCTTCACATTTTAGGAACTTGCTAAGACTTTCGATCAAATATTGTGATCAAAGGCTAAACAAttttttgtctattttgatgaagAGAGCAAACAAGCTTCAAGATATAAGCATTGTGCAATGCAAAACTTTAGAACATTTGTTTGATCTCAATGAGTTTACCCCTGACAATGATGGAcatggaaaatattttacacaaaTAAAAGCATTAATATTGATAGAACTACATCAGCTAAAATGCATATGGAACAAGGATCCAGTGGGAATTCTTGGCTTTGAAAATTTGCAAATGGTACACATAATAAGTTGTTCCTCTCTGCATAAGTTGTTCACTCCTTCTACAGCCAAGAAACTCAGCCAACTAAATGAACTAAAGTTAGAGGCATGTCAAATGTTACAAAAAGTTATTGATATTGGTATCACTGAAACAATTAAATTCCCAACATTAAATAAGGTGGAGTTCAAGTCTCTCTCAAGATTGATTCACTTTTACTTGTATCCTCTAGAATTTCCACAACTAAGAtctttgaaaatagaaaaatgtcCTGAGCTAGAAGAATTTACAACTGGGTTTGCAACTATAAATGCTTCACAAATAACTAATGACAGGTCATTTTTTGAGTTGAATGATCTCAAGTTAGATAAATGCCACAAGTTGGTATGTGCAGTCTCTTCTAGGGCATTGCAAGAGTTGAAGAATCTGAAGAAACTCATTGTGAGCCATTGCAACACATTAGAAATGGTATTCAACATTCATGATGAAATATCTTATCATACAAATCTCCTACAACATCTGGATGAATTGATTTTGATTGATCTACCTAAATTAAGTTATGTCATCAACAAAAAGTTTGTTAGGTTTTGTGAAAGCATGCAAAGCTTACAAGTGAAGCAATGTAAGTTAATTAAATGGCTACCAGTGTCTTTGATGTTGATAAGTATAGAAATTTCAAATTGTGAAGCCTTGGAGAAAATTATGATCACTAATAAAGATGAAGGAACAAGAGGAAAAAACACATTTCTTAAGTTAAAGTTTGTTTGTCTTAAAAACTTGACAAACTTGTATACTCTTTTCCCTTTTACATCTGAATTTCCCTCCTTAGAAGaattgaaaataacaaattgCCCCAATTTGACCACTTTTGTTGAAGAGTCTAAGGAGCTAAAAGATCTTGCAAAACCCActacttcaaatattttcttcccAAATTCA TTATCATTGGAAACATTAAAGATGTTGTACATGAAAAATCAAGATTTTGAGAAGCTTTGGCAGAACAATTGTCCTTCCAAATCATTTTGTGAATTGGAATATCTAACTTTGAGTAACAACAACAAATTATTGAATGTCATCTCTTCTAACATTATCATAAGACTTAACAAGTTGAAAAAATTGACTTTGGAACAATGCGAAGTATTGACTGAGATATTTTATCTTGAAGATGATAAGTCAACGGGTAATATCCAAGAACTTCTTCCTCGATTGCAGGAATTGGCATTGAGTTATCTAAGAAGTTTCACTTGTGTTTGGAACATCAAACCTTCAGtttcatttttcccaaattTAATGTCACTTCACATTGTTCATTGTGGAACCCTCCAAAgtctattttcaatttcttctaCAAAAAACCTTCAGAATCTCAAATCATTGAAATTGTGCAATTGTGACAAATTAGAGGAG GAAAATTTCATTTTGCAGAATTGTTTGGTTTTCCTTCATGAGCGTCGTGAGAATGACATTATCAATAAACTCAAGTACATGCTCCTGAAATGA
- the LOC114189119 gene encoding uncharacterized protein LOC114189119 — MARIVPSLTVFFSFLFFLTLTVARDLQNPFSEPQPHSEPVNLPEPKTHHGTVAFTVDTIDPVPLTFLRFRPINRHFHHFRESTLPLSLRSSRRRFHHGHRLQIPYGNDAIVLDNAAARRIHPRWVTVHADSEPRVLATEEHVDSAHEHHHRGENQHHHQHREENSFAKKIRKFLNLF, encoded by the coding sequence ATGGCAAGAATAGTACCTTCCCTTACcgttttcttctcctttctcttctttctcacCCTCACAGTAGCCCGCGATCTCCAAAACCCGTTTTCGGAACCCCAACCTCACTCCGAACCTGTGAACCTTCCCGAACCTAAAACTCATCACGGCACCGTTGCCTTCACCGTCGACACCATCGATCCCGTTCCCCTGACGTTCCTCCGCTTCCGTCCGATCAACCGCCACTTCCACCATTTCCGTGAGTCGACGCTGCCGCTGTCACTCCGCTCCAGCCGCCGCCGCTTCCACCACGGCCACCGCCTCCAGATCCCTTACGGCAACGACGCGATCGTCCTTGACAACGCCGCCGCTCGCCGGATCCATCCGCGCTGGGTCACGGTTCACGCCGATTCCGAGCCGCGGGTTCTGGCGACCGAGGAGCACGTCGATTCCGCTCACGAACACCATCACCGCGGCGAGAATCAGCACCACCACCAGCACCGCGAGGAAAATTCGTTCGCCAAGAAGATTCGCAAGTTCCTGAACCTCTTCTGA
- the LOC114188432 gene encoding uncharacterized protein LOC114188432 yields MESARLAAEATQQRHLEALHQIGENRSAAGSSRASLPRVQEWSLEDFLQHHPSRFDGKVSPDGADQWMRDMERIYDAKRCPAENRLAYTEYLLAGEVVHWWSIMKMMLEDSHETITWELFKKKFYAEFFPDSVRYVKEVEFLQLMQGDMSVSEYTEKFKHLGRFHTLKMAEDWQCRKFENGLRGDLKLMVAPLSIKEFPTLVEKARVMEKLKAEVEAQQRSQLKVGGPSGSTSKHDDKRKPYFRPQP; encoded by the coding sequence ATGGAGTCTGCAAGACTAGCAGCAGAAGCGACTCAGCAGAGGCACTTGGAAGCCCTGCATCAGATAGGGGAAAACCGTTCAGCCGCTGGTTCTTCTCGAGCTTCACTACCACGAGTGCAAGAGTGGAGTTTGGAGGATTTTCTACAACACCATCCATCCCGCTTTGATGGCAAAGTTAGCCCGGATGGAGCTGATCAGTGGATGCGGGACATGGAACGAATCTATGATGCTAAGAGGTGTCCTGCAGAGAACAGGCTGGCATACACTGAGTACCTTCTTGCTGGAGAGGTCGTGCATTGGTGGTCCATCATGAAGATGATGTTGGAGGACAGCCATGAGACCATCACCTGGGAACTGTTTAAGAAGAAGTTCTATGCTGAGTTCTTCCCAGATAGTGTGAGGTATGTGAAGGAGGTTGAGTTCTTGCAGCTGATGCAAGGAGACATGTCAGTGTCGGAGTACACTGAAAAGTTCAAACACTTGGGTAGATTCCACACCCTGAAGATGGCAGAAGACTGGCAGTGTAGAAAATTTGAGAATGGGTTGAGGGGTGACCTCAAGCTCATGGTGGCTCCGCTCTCTATCAAGGAATTCCCTACCTTGGTAGAGAAGGCAAGAGTGATGGAGAAGCTCAAGGCTGAAGTTGAAGCTCAGCAGAGGTCTCAACTGAAGGTGGGAGGGCCATCTGGGTCCACGAGCAAACATGACGACAAAAGGAAGCCATACTTTAGGCCTCAGCCCTAG
- the LOC114188672 gene encoding probable polygalacturonase, which yields MLLSPFLTLTFLLFFSSSLPSIFSTPTCSNLVPFRNRTDIISITDFGGVGDGRTLNTKAFREAVYRIEHLRRPGGTVLVVPRGVYLTESFNLTSHMTLFLAAGAVIKATQETGRWPLIAPLPSYGRGRELPGARYISFLHGDGLTDVVITGENGTIDGQGDVWWNMWRKRTLKYTRPNLVEFVNSQDILISNVIFKNSPFWNIHPVYCNNVVVRYVTILAPPDSPNTDGIDPDSSSNVCIEDSYISTGDDLVAVKSGWDEYGIAYGRPSSGITIRRLTGSSPFAGIAIGSETSGGVENVLAERINLFNMGVGIHIKTNKGRGGFIKNITVAHVYVENARQGIKISGEVGGHPDDKYNPNALPFVKGITIRNVWGVKVKQAGLINGLKNSPFTDVCLSVINFHGMKRAPDWKCSDVNGSAYQVNPWPCSQLSNQEHGSCAI from the exons ATGCTTCTCTCACCCTTCCTCACCCTCactttccttcttttcttctcttcttctctcccTTCCATCTTTTCAACGCCGACATGTTCCAACCTAGTGCCGTTCAGAAATCGCACCGACATAATCTCCATAACCGACTTCGGAGGCGTTGGCGACGGCCGCACTCTGAACACGAAAGCCTTCCGCGAGGCTGTGTACCGCATTGAGCACCTGAGAAGGCCCGGCGGCACGGTGCTGGTCGTGCCTCGAGGTGTGTACTTGACGGAGAGCTTCAACCTCACTAGCCACATGACGCTTTTTCTCGCCGCCGGTGCCGTTATCAAAGCCACACAG GAGACGGGGCGTTGGCCTTTAATTGCACCCTTACCATCTTATGGAAGAGGGAGGGAGCTCCCTGGAGCAAGGTATATCAGTTTTCTCCATGGAGATGGACTTACTGATGTGGTGATCACAG GTGAGAATGGGACAATTGATGGGCAAGGAGATGTGTGGTGGAACATGTGGAGGAAGAGAACACTTAAATATACAAGACCAAACCTTGTTGAATTTGTAAATTCTCAAGATATTCTTATCTCAAATGTGATTTTCAAGAATTCTCCCTTCTGGAATATACATCCAGTTTATTGCAA CAATGTTGTGGTTCGATATGTCACAATCTTGGCTCCTCCTGACTCTCCTAACACTGATGGAATTGATCCAG ATTCAAGTTCAAATGTCTGCATAGAGGACTCATACATATCCACAGGAGATGATCTTGTGGCAGTGAAGAGTGGATGGGATGAGTACGGCATTGCCTATGGTCGCCCTAGCTCCGGCATCACCATCCGGCGGCTGACCGGATCGTCGCCATTCGCCGGCATTGCAATTGGCAGTGAAACCTCTGGTGGGGTGGAGAATGTGCTAGCTGAACGCATCAACCTCTTCAACATGGGAGTAGGTATCCACATCAAGACCAACAAAGGCAGGGGAGGGTTTATCAAGAACATCACAGTGGCTCATGTGTATGTTGAGAATGCAAGGCAAGGAATTAAGATCTCAGGTGAGGTAGGAGGGCATCCAGATGACAAGTATAATCCTAATGCACTCCCTTTTGTGAAAGGCATCACAATAAGGAATGTTTGGGGAGTGAAGGTTAAGCAAGCAGGTCTGATAAATGGACTCAAAAATTCCCCTTTCACTGATGTTTGTTTGTCTGTTATCAACTTCCATGGTATGAAAAGAGCTCCTGATTGGAAGTGTTCTGATGTGAATGGATCTGCTTATCAGGTAAACCCTTGGCCATGTTCTCAGCTGAGCAACCAAGAACATGGGTCATGTGCCATTTAG